Sequence from the Flavobacterium sp. TR2 genome:
TGGTGTATTGACTAAATTAATTGAGGCTAACACAACTATCCCAACTAAAAAATCTCAAGTATTCTCTACTGCTGCTGATTCTCAACCATCTGTTGAAATCCACGTATTGCAAGGAGAAAGAGCAATGGCTGTAGATAACAAAACTATCGGTCGTTTCCACTTAGATGGTATTCCACCAGCACCAAGAGGAGTTCCTCAAATCGAAGTAACTTTCGATATCGATGCTAATGGTATCATCAAAGTTTCTGCAACTGACAAAGGAACAGGAAAATCTCACGATATCCGTATCGAAGCTTCTTCTGGATTAACAGCTGAAGAAATCGAAAAAATGAAAAAAGATGCTGAAGCTAATGCTGATGCAGATAGAATTGCAAAAGAAAGAGCTGAGAAATTAAACGAAGCTGACAGTACTATTTTCCAAACTGAAAGTCAATTGAAAGAATTGGGAGATAAATTGACAGACGAGCAAAAAACAGCTATCGAATATGCTTTAACTGAATTGAGAATGGCTCACCAATCTCAAGATCTTGACGCAATCCAAAAAGGATTAGACAATGTAAATGCAGCTTGGAAAACAGCTACAGAAGCAATGTACGCTCAAGGAGGTGAAGGACAGCAAGCTGCTCCACAACAAGAGCAATCTTCTGGAGACAATGTTGAAGACGTTGAATTTGAAGAAGTAAAATAATTTACTCCGTAAAGACGTGCTACAGTGCGTCTTTACAAAAGAATATTGAAAACCGAGTCAGAAATGGCTCGGTTTTTTTATTGGTATGAATTAACTGTATCGACACACTGCTGCGTCTAGCTTAGGTTTTTTACAAACTGATATTTGTCATTTCCTGTTCAAATTCTTTTTCGTAATATTACTATTGTAAAATTTTCGTGAATGAGAAAGATAAAATACAAGAAAGGACGCAAGCTCCAACACATTACTTTAGAGTACACTGGCACGCATAAAGAGCACGAAACAGAGATGCAGCTTTTTGTATATAATGATGCTGATGTTGTCGAATATGATAAGTTTACTGTTTTGGCTCTAAATTCTTGTTTTGATTATACAAAAAACAATTGGCTCAATATTCACGGGCTTAATGATATCAATCTCATTAAAACAATCGGCGCACATTTCAAATTGGACGATTTTCTTCTTGCCGATATCTTGAACACTACCAAAAGAACTAAATTAGAAGATCAGCAAGACATTCTGTTCTTCAATATAAAATCGCTCCTTCCTTCTGAATATTCAGATAATATCAGTGTAGAACAATTGAGTTTTATTCTGAAGGACGGTATCTTAATTTCATTTCAAGAAAAACGCAGCGACTTTTTTACGCATATCCGTGAGCGTCTGCGTACGCACGCCGGAATCGTTAGAACCAAAAAGGTAGATTATCTCTTGTATCTGCTTTTAGATGCTGTAATGGAAAATTTCTACATTACATTGGAAGATGAAGAAGACAAAATCGAAGATTTAATCAATTTGACTAAAAAAGATGCTAAACCCGTTATTTTGGAGAAAATTGAAAATCATCGCGATAATTTGAATTTCTTAAAACGTTCCATTGTGCCGCTTCGAGATTCGCTTTATTACTTGAAAACGAAGAAAGATGATGACGAGGATAATGGTTTGATTCAAAAAGAGACATTTAATTTCTTTATCAGGCTGCATCAGAAAAGTTTGGAGCTTTTAGATCAGATAGAATCAGATATGAGCGCTTTAGAAAGTGCTTCTAATTTTTATTTTTCGGAACAAAGCCGAAAAATGAATGAAATCATGAAAACGCTGACGATTATATCAGCCATATTTATTCCGCTTACTTTTATAGTGGGAGTGTACGGAATGAACTTTGAAAATATGCCTGAACTCAAAATGAAGAACGGCTATTTTGTAGTTATGGGCGTGATGTTTTTGCTGGTTATAGCCCTAATCATATATTTCAAAAAACGACGCTGGTTTTAGTTTCCTTTTAAATTTGAAGAATTTGATTTTCGTAAATTTGGTATTTAGAATAAAAAAATAATAATTATGAGTAAAGCAATATATATAGCCACAAGCGACCATAATAGCGGTAAATCGATTATCACGCTAGGTTTGATGAGTATCTTGATTGGCAAAACAGCCAAAGTAGGATATTTTAGGCCTATAATCGAAGATTTTGTCGATGGTGAGGTAGACAATCATATTGAGACTGTTTTGTCGTATTTTAACCTTGATATTGCGTTTGAAGATGCCTATGCCATCACCAAAAGCAGATTGATCAAGAAAAAGAACAAAGGGAAAATAGGGGAGGTTCTAGATTTGATCATTGAAAAATATAAAAAACTAGAAGAACGTTTCGATTTTGTTTTGGTTGAAGGAACAAGCTTTACTGGAGAAGGAACCTCTATCGAATTAGATTTGAACGTTTTAATTGCTAAAAATCTTGGTATTCCGACCATAATTGTGGGTTCAGGAGTTGGTAAAACTTTAGAAGAACTTTTAGATAGCCTTTACTTAGTTTACGATTCCTTTAAAATCAAAGAGGTTGAAGTTTTGTCTGTTTTTGCGAATAAAGTACAGCCGGAAAATATCGAATTGGTTACCAATAGCCTGAAAAAAAGTTTGCCTTCA
This genomic interval carries:
- the corA gene encoding magnesium/cobalt transporter CorA, giving the protein MRKIKYKKGRKLQHITLEYTGTHKEHETEMQLFVYNDADVVEYDKFTVLALNSCFDYTKNNWLNIHGLNDINLIKTIGAHFKLDDFLLADILNTTKRTKLEDQQDILFFNIKSLLPSEYSDNISVEQLSFILKDGILISFQEKRSDFFTHIRERLRTHAGIVRTKKVDYLLYLLLDAVMENFYITLEDEEDKIEDLINLTKKDAKPVILEKIENHRDNLNFLKRSIVPLRDSLYYLKTKKDDDEDNGLIQKETFNFFIRLHQKSLELLDQIESDMSALESASNFYFSEQSRKMNEIMKTLTIISAIFIPLTFIVGVYGMNFENMPELKMKNGYFVVMGVMFLLVIALIIYFKKRRWF